One Natrinema longum genomic window carries:
- a CDS encoding PPC domain-containing DNA-binding protein produces MNYRAVETTGEYVARLETGADWRAEIESLADAVEADAAWFTALGAVQDAECWFYDQEACEYYPIEFDEPLEVASCVGNVSRLEVSESHSEDSETESRQWDRFAHTHAVLSDEEGTAYAGHLNAATVWAGEVHMRVFEDPLEREYDETTELDLWL; encoded by the coding sequence ATGAACTATCGAGCCGTCGAAACCACGGGTGAGTACGTCGCCCGCCTCGAGACCGGTGCGGACTGGCGAGCCGAGATCGAGTCGCTCGCGGACGCGGTCGAGGCCGACGCCGCATGGTTTACCGCCCTCGGCGCGGTTCAGGACGCCGAATGCTGGTTCTACGATCAGGAGGCCTGCGAGTACTATCCGATCGAGTTCGACGAGCCACTCGAGGTCGCCAGCTGCGTCGGCAACGTTTCGCGGCTCGAGGTCTCCGAGTCACACTCGGAGGACAGCGAGACGGAGTCTCGCCAGTGGGACCGCTTCGCCCATACCCACGCGGTCCTCTCGGACGAGGAGGGAACCGCCTACGCGGGCCACCTGAACGCGGCGACGGTCTGGGCGGGCGAGGTCCACATGCGCGTTTTCGAGGACCCCCTCGAGCGCGAGTACGACGAGACCACCGAACTGGATCTCTGGCTCTAA
- a CDS encoding ABC transporter substrate-binding protein, translating to MPRSADDITRRRLLASGAAVSAAAIAGCIGGSGNGDGETFHFTQEQAREENFDPVISNDAYSFQVIQHVFDGLYEFDDKLTLQPNLATGEPTVERDGTRYIFEIEEAAEFHNGDDVTAEDVAHSFTAPVEEETENASEYDMIESAEVIDDYQLQVDLGEDPYGPFELQTMGVTVVPKSVRTDDRDEFNTNPIGSGPYEFVELQENEYVEIQRYDDYWGDLDPNLERVRFEAHEDPAGRVSDIRASNTDVIAGIPNDDWDVLESEDGVNLHSAESPTFMYMAFNCNEGPTTNPEVRRAIAHSFSMSDFIESNGANVNSPMYSPIPPVVNDVWEFPEDEYQDMLPEYDPDQAQSLLDEHAPDDFTPTIITPEGIRAQLAERIATRLDEIGYGADVQVLDFATLVDTYTTGNADDYQMYLLGWTGGPDPDFYLYSLFHESQEELNQGHFYEGSDGFHEAIADARNSADQEERYDLYEPIIREIVEELPALPAFTQDNTMASRDYVQDLQAHPEVTRNPTLVADYTNVSVE from the coding sequence ATGCCACGAAGCGCGGATGACATTACCAGACGACGACTACTCGCTTCAGGAGCGGCCGTCTCCGCGGCGGCGATCGCAGGGTGTATCGGTGGGTCCGGAAACGGCGACGGAGAAACGTTCCACTTTACGCAGGAACAGGCCAGAGAGGAGAACTTCGACCCGGTAATTTCGAACGACGCCTACAGCTTTCAGGTAATTCAGCACGTCTTCGACGGGCTCTACGAGTTCGACGACAAACTCACTCTCCAGCCAAACCTCGCGACGGGCGAGCCGACCGTTGAGCGCGATGGGACGCGATACATCTTCGAGATCGAAGAAGCAGCCGAGTTCCACAACGGCGACGACGTGACCGCCGAAGACGTCGCTCACTCTTTTACTGCACCCGTCGAGGAAGAGACCGAGAACGCCTCCGAGTACGACATGATCGAGAGCGCCGAGGTCATCGACGACTACCAGCTGCAGGTCGACCTCGGGGAAGATCCGTACGGCCCGTTCGAACTACAGACGATGGGCGTGACGGTCGTTCCGAAGAGCGTCCGAACGGACGACCGCGACGAATTTAACACGAACCCAATCGGTTCCGGTCCGTACGAGTTCGTCGAACTCCAGGAGAACGAGTACGTCGAGATCCAGCGATACGACGACTACTGGGGCGACCTCGATCCGAACCTCGAGCGAGTCCGCTTCGAGGCGCACGAGGATCCGGCGGGTCGGGTCTCCGACATTCGGGCATCGAACACCGATGTCATCGCGGGCATTCCCAACGACGACTGGGACGTCCTCGAGAGCGAGGACGGCGTCAATCTCCACTCGGCGGAGAGTCCGACGTTCATGTACATGGCGTTTAATTGTAACGAGGGGCCGACGACGAACCCCGAGGTGCGACGGGCCATCGCCCACTCGTTCTCGATGTCCGACTTCATCGAGTCCAACGGGGCGAACGTGAACTCCCCGATGTACAGCCCGATTCCGCCGGTCGTCAACGATGTCTGGGAGTTCCCGGAGGACGAGTATCAGGACATGCTGCCGGAGTACGATCCCGATCAGGCACAGTCGCTGCTCGACGAACACGCACCGGACGACTTCACGCCGACGATCATCACGCCGGAGGGGATCCGCGCCCAGTTGGCCGAACGGATCGCCACCCGGCTGGACGAGATCGGCTACGGGGCCGATGTCCAGGTCCTCGACTTCGCGACGCTGGTCGATACGTACACGACCGGGAACGCCGACGACTACCAGATGTACCTGCTGGGCTGGACCGGCGGTCCCGATCCGGACTTCTACCTCTACTCGCTCTTCCACGAGAGCCAGGAGGAACTCAATCAGGGGCACTTCTACGAGGGCAGCGACGGTTTCCACGAAGCAATCGCCGACGCGCGGAACTCGGCCGACCAGGAGGAACGCTACGACCTCTACGAGCCCATCATTCGGGAGATCGTCGAGGAACTGCCCGCGTTACCCGCGTTCACTCAGGACAACACGATGGCATCCCGCGACTACGTTCAGGATCTTCAGGCTCACCCGGAGGTGACGAGGAACCCGACTCTCGTCGCGGACTACACGAACGTATCCGTGGAGTGA
- a CDS encoding ABC transporter permease yields MKLLKYTVYRLLQAIPVLIGISVITFLLANLGPGDPVSLMLQGQEHSEELVRSIERRYGLDRPLHERYVTYMAGLLEGDLGQSIHYQRPVSALMMDRLGPTLLLVLSAYAFALVTAIPLGVVAANRRNEPTDHASRITALVGVSTPSFWIGIVLILIFAVKLGWLPSSGLYYPWRPPSSYPGIDSHLELYYETARHLLLPMIALGTLQMATIMRVERTQMIESLQGEYVKLARAYGVPERTILRKHAFNVAQLPIITIVGLNLSTAIGGAVLTETVFNINGMGQLFIEAIKQNDYQLVMGITMMLGFLFVVGVIITDISYAYVDPRVTYGERD; encoded by the coding sequence ATGAAACTACTCAAATACACTGTATACAGACTCTTGCAGGCGATCCCCGTCCTGATCGGGATCTCCGTCATCACGTTCCTGCTCGCGAACCTGGGCCCGGGCGATCCGGTCAGCCTCATGCTTCAGGGACAGGAACACAGCGAAGAGCTAGTCAGATCAATCGAGCGGCGATACGGACTCGACAGGCCGTTACACGAACGGTACGTGACGTACATGGCAGGTCTACTGGAGGGAGACCTCGGACAGAGTATCCACTACCAGCGGCCGGTCTCCGCCCTGATGATGGATCGACTCGGGCCGACGCTCCTGCTCGTCCTATCGGCGTACGCGTTCGCGCTGGTGACGGCGATCCCACTCGGGGTCGTGGCTGCCAATCGACGCAACGAACCGACCGATCACGCCTCGCGAATCACCGCGCTCGTCGGCGTCAGCACCCCGTCGTTCTGGATCGGGATCGTCCTGATCCTCATCTTCGCGGTCAAACTCGGCTGGTTGCCCTCGAGCGGGCTGTACTACCCGTGGCGACCGCCCAGTTCCTATCCAGGGATCGATAGCCATCTCGAGTTATACTACGAGACGGCCAGACACCTGCTGTTGCCGATGATCGCGCTGGGGACGTTGCAGATGGCGACGATCATGCGCGTCGAGCGCACGCAGATGATCGAGTCGCTCCAGGGCGAGTACGTCAAACTGGCCCGCGCCTACGGCGTTCCCGAGCGGACGATTCTTCGGAAGCACGCGTTCAACGTCGCTCAGCTGCCGATAATAACCATCGTTGGCCTCAATCTGTCAACGGCGATTGGGGGCGCGGTGCTGACCGAGACGGTGTTCAATATCAACGGAATGGGACAACTGTTCATCGAAGCGATTAAACAGAACGACTACCAGCTCGTGATGGGTATCACGATGATGCTCGGCTTTCTGTTCGTGGTCGGCGTCATCATTACCGACATCTCGTATGCATACGTCGATCCACGAGTTACCTACGGTGAGAGGGACTAA
- a CDS encoding ABC transporter permease — protein sequence MAVGESQLDSGTESAANEGEIEARVGWRYTLARVKQDATARWGLYVVAFVLFVAFYALIDSHLSLLTFGLLSDFAFARLLPFFDHPTYIPPPGEGTQHMPPYFPLAEQSWNPLPAGGTLEHPLGTDHTGRDYFTRIVYGTQVSVFVGLISTFVGLSGGTIIGAVAGYYGGKTDDILMRVVETIYSIPPLILIIVFTVFVGGANIWYAVLGVGITFVPVFARIIRSRVLSIREMDYIEAARAAGVKDRNIIARHVIPNSFAPVLVYATLQIGVTILIVAGLSFLGYGAQPPTPDWGQMLNISHGYMHSNLWLSIWPGLAIMITIMGFNLLGDGLQDALDPRIDD from the coding sequence ATGGCAGTCGGTGAATCTCAACTCGACAGCGGCACTGAATCGGCGGCGAACGAAGGCGAGATAGAGGCCCGCGTCGGCTGGCGCTACACTCTCGCACGGGTCAAACAAGATGCGACGGCCCGCTGGGGATTGTACGTCGTGGCGTTCGTACTCTTCGTCGCGTTCTACGCCCTGATCGACAGCCATCTCTCTCTGCTCACGTTCGGGCTCCTGTCAGATTTCGCGTTCGCGCGGCTACTGCCCTTCTTCGATCACCCCACGTACATTCCGCCACCGGGTGAGGGGACCCAACACATGCCGCCGTACTTCCCGCTGGCCGAGCAGTCGTGGAACCCGCTGCCAGCCGGCGGCACGCTCGAGCACCCGCTGGGGACCGACCACACCGGGCGGGACTACTTTACCAGGATCGTCTACGGGACGCAGGTATCGGTGTTCGTCGGGCTCATCTCGACGTTCGTCGGCCTCTCCGGCGGGACGATCATCGGTGCCGTCGCCGGTTACTACGGCGGCAAGACCGACGATATACTGATGCGGGTCGTCGAGACGATTTACTCGATTCCGCCGCTGATCCTCATCATCGTCTTCACCGTCTTCGTCGGCGGTGCGAACATCTGGTATGCGGTACTGGGTGTCGGGATCACGTTCGTGCCGGTCTTCGCCCGTATCATCCGCAGTCGCGTCCTGAGCATCCGCGAGATGGACTACATCGAGGCGGCGCGGGCAGCCGGCGTGAAAGACCGTAACATCATCGCCCGACACGTCATTCCGAACAGTTTCGCGCCGGTGTTGGTGTACGCGACGCTGCAGATCGGCGTGACGATCCTCATCGTCGCCGGGCTTTCCTTCCTCGGCTACGGCGCACAGCCGCCGACCCCCGACTGGGGCCAGATGCTCAACATTTCGCATGGCTACATGCACTCGAACCTCTGGCTTTCGATCTGGCCAGGACTGGCGATCATGATCACCATCATGGGCTTCAACCTGCTGGGTGACGGCCTGCAAGACGCCCTCGATCCACGGATTGACGACTAA
- a CDS encoding ABC transporter ATP-binding protein, with product MSSEPLLRVENLKTQFFTEAGTVRAVDGISFDVYEGEIVGLVGESGAGKSVASMSIMGLVENPGEIVAGEITYKGETLFGLEEGPDGELREREDALSSEEIRTRIRGNEIAVIFQDPMESLNPVFTVGGQLREFIELNRGLPEDEARAEAIDMLREVGIPDPEQRYEEYPHQFSGGMRQRVLIAMALACEPSLIIADEPTTALDVTVEGQILDLVDDLQEKYGTSFIWVTHDLGVVAEICDRVNVMYLGEIVEQAPVDELFYDTKHPYTDALLDSIPRPDRTVTELEAIEGVMPEAIDPPSGCRFHPRCPDAREVCKRVHPDAKTVADADGEPHRAACVKHDTFDVDYEGSSPLKGRVETADSGRTADAGSELAANPAGDESGGEGRE from the coding sequence ATGAGTTCCGAACCACTACTCCGCGTCGAGAACCTCAAGACGCAGTTCTTCACGGAAGCCGGTACAGTACGCGCCGTCGACGGCATCTCGTTCGACGTCTACGAGGGCGAGATCGTCGGCCTCGTCGGCGAGAGCGGTGCGGGCAAATCGGTCGCCTCGATGAGCATCATGGGGCTCGTCGAGAATCCCGGCGAGATCGTCGCCGGCGAAATAACCTACAAGGGGGAGACCCTCTTCGGCCTCGAGGAGGGGCCGGACGGCGAACTCCGCGAGCGCGAGGACGCCCTCTCAAGCGAGGAGATCCGAACCCGGATCCGGGGCAACGAGATCGCGGTGATCTTCCAGGATCCGATGGAGTCGCTCAACCCCGTCTTCACGGTGGGCGGACAGCTCCGGGAGTTCATCGAACTCAACCGGGGGCTCCCGGAGGACGAAGCCCGCGCGGAGGCGATCGACATGCTCCGGGAGGTGGGCATTCCCGATCCGGAGCAACGCTACGAGGAGTACCCCCACCAGTTCTCCGGCGGGATGCGCCAGCGCGTGCTCATCGCGATGGCGCTGGCCTGCGAACCCAGTCTCATCATCGCCGACGAGCCGACGACGGCCTTGGACGTCACCGTCGAGGGCCAGATACTCGATCTCGTCGACGACCTCCAGGAAAAGTACGGAACGAGTTTCATCTGGGTCACCCACGATCTGGGCGTCGTCGCCGAGATCTGCGATCGGGTGAACGTCATGTATCTCGGCGAGATCGTCGAGCAAGCGCCGGTGGACGAACTGTTCTACGATACGAAACACCCCTACACCGATGCCCTGCTCGATTCGATCCCTCGGCCCGACCGGACCGTCACGGAACTCGAGGCGATCGAGGGCGTAATGCCCGAGGCGATCGACCCGCCCTCTGGCTGTCGGTTCCACCCGCGCTGTCCCGACGCGCGGGAAGTGTGCAAACGGGTTCATCCCGACGCGAAGACGGTCGCCGACGCCGACGGCGAGCCCCATCGGGCGGCCTGCGTGAAACACGACACCTTCGACGTCGACTACGAGGGGAGCTCGCCCCTCAAGGGACGTGTCGAGACCGCGGACAGCGGACGGACCGCCGACGCCGGATCCGAACTCGCGGCGAACCCCGCCGGCGACGAGAGCGGAGGTGAGGGCCGTGAGTAG
- a CDS encoding ABC transporter ATP-binding protein, giving the protein MDEKSGYESEEALLELDGVRKYFSQESGLLAGVQFEPSQFPPVSVDRETVKAVDDVSLEIQPGETLGLVGESGCGKSTLGRTILRLLEPTDGDIYFKGENLADLGGEELRQTRSDMQMIFQDPQSSLDPRMKVGQIIEEPMRAHDMLDDEGRRARAKELLEKVGLDPRHYNRYPHAFSGGQRQRINLARALSVDPDFVVCDEPVSALDVSIQAQVLNTMEKLQEEFGLTYLFIAHDLSVIRHISDRVAVMYLGHVVELAEKEELFENPQHPYTRALLESIPVPDPRESGPRGVLEGEVPSPVDPPSGCRFRTRCPRLIAPDAYDWSEEKWAQTRAFMRAVKRRTFEPMPAARIEAEFFDDTLPRGEPGSVVEEAIDLVAADRDAGEDRDDEVERWEAATELLLEAFAERSICARERPAYELESEHGSGKHAAACHLHR; this is encoded by the coding sequence ATGGACGAGAAGAGCGGCTACGAATCGGAAGAAGCGCTGCTCGAACTCGACGGCGTCAGGAAATACTTCTCACAAGAGTCGGGGCTGTTGGCGGGCGTGCAGTTCGAGCCGAGCCAGTTCCCGCCGGTCAGCGTCGACCGCGAGACGGTGAAGGCGGTCGACGACGTCTCCCTCGAGATTCAGCCCGGCGAGACGCTGGGTCTCGTCGGCGAGTCCGGCTGTGGCAAGAGCACGCTCGGGCGAACGATCCTGCGCCTGCTCGAGCCCACGGACGGAGATATCTACTTCAAGGGGGAGAACCTGGCCGATCTGGGCGGCGAGGAGCTTCGGCAGACGCGCTCGGACATGCAGATGATCTTCCAGGACCCACAGTCCTCGCTCGATCCCCGAATGAAGGTCGGCCAGATCATCGAGGAGCCGATGCGGGCCCACGACATGCTCGACGACGAGGGGCGACGTGCCCGGGCGAAAGAGCTCCTCGAGAAGGTCGGCCTCGACCCGCGTCACTACAACCGGTATCCCCACGCCTTCTCCGGCGGTCAGCGCCAGCGGATCAACCTCGCGCGGGCGCTGTCGGTCGACCCCGACTTCGTCGTCTGTGACGAGCCCGTCTCGGCGCTGGACGTCTCCATTCAGGCGCAGGTGTTGAACACGATGGAGAAGCTCCAGGAGGAGTTCGGCCTCACCTACCTCTTCATCGCTCACGACCTCTCGGTGATCCGCCACATCAGCGACCGCGTGGCGGTGATGTATCTCGGCCACGTCGTCGAACTGGCCGAAAAAGAGGAACTGTTCGAGAACCCACAGCATCCCTACACGCGCGCCTTGCTCGAGTCGATCCCCGTCCCCGATCCGCGGGAAAGCGGCCCCCGGGGCGTCCTCGAGGGCGAGGTACCGAGTCCGGTCGATCCGCCCTCTGGCTGTCGGTTCCGGACGCGGTGTCCACGCCTGATCGCACCCGACGCGTACGACTGGTCCGAGGAGAAGTGGGCACAGACGCGGGCGTTCATGCGGGCGGTCAAGCGCCGAACGTTCGAGCCGATGCCGGCAGCCCGGATCGAAGCCGAGTTCTTCGACGACACTCTTCCGCGAGGCGAACCGGGATCGGTCGTCGAGGAGGCGATCGACCTCGTCGCCGCCGATCGCGACGCCGGCGAGGACCGCGACGACGAAGTCGAGCGGTGGGAAGCCGCGACCGAGTTACTACTCGAGGCCTTCGCCGAACGAAGCATCTGTGCCCGCGAGCGGCCGGCCTACGAACTCGAGTCCGAGCACGGCTCCGGGAAACACGCCGCCGCCTGCCACCTCCATCGGTGA
- a CDS encoding winged helix-turn-helix transcriptional regulator, with the protein MPPRVEYDLTDDGDELRRRLQSLLEWAADREQ; encoded by the coding sequence ATCCCGCCCCGCGTCGAGTACGACCTCACCGACGACGGTGACGAACTTCGCCGTCGGCTACAGTCGCTCCTCGAGTGGGCCGCCGACCGGGAGCAGTAG
- a CDS encoding DUF7556 family protein → MATKPHAMASDETIVGSIDSTAASDEYVIADISADGAWLSMEADDAPTLPAWR, encoded by the coding sequence ATGGCGACGAAACCCCACGCCATGGCGTCCGACGAGACGATCGTTGGTTCAATCGACTCGACCGCCGCGAGCGACGAGTACGTCATCGCCGACATCTCCGCGGACGGTGCCTGGCTGTCCATGGAGGCCGACGACGCGCCGACGCTTCCGGCCTGGCGATAA
- a CDS encoding CBS domain-containing protein: MNVADAMTPREDVVTADLPGTRSDVLEYLQEQSFSSVPVVKQTDNGLEYRGLISRETLIDQPDEDQLVMLMEEDVPTTTAGTALEEVARTMVEDGARRVPVVDGEFEGIVTVTDVIHAIASGDQETEGVVETYASENVNTSYEGAPLPVAERELSYANVPYTVALDDDGRMSGVLTEVDILEVARIVEGEEETGDNFGDQDDEWSWEGIKAVGSRYLPTRDIEIPTGPVREFMSDDIVTVSGQTAVKEAAQRMITNDIEQIPLVAGEDLVGIVRDVDLLEVLYE; the protein is encoded by the coding sequence ATGAACGTAGCCGACGCGATGACGCCCCGTGAAGACGTGGTGACCGCCGATCTGCCGGGGACCCGCTCGGACGTCCTCGAGTACCTGCAAGAACAGTCGTTCTCGTCCGTTCCGGTCGTCAAACAGACCGACAACGGGCTCGAGTACCGGGGGCTGATCTCTCGAGAGACGCTCATCGATCAGCCCGACGAGGACCAGCTCGTCATGCTGATGGAGGAGGACGTCCCGACGACCACCGCTGGGACCGCGCTCGAGGAGGTCGCGCGAACGATGGTCGAAGACGGTGCGCGACGGGTGCCCGTGGTCGACGGCGAGTTCGAGGGGATCGTCACCGTCACCGACGTCATCCACGCGATCGCGTCGGGCGACCAGGAGACCGAGGGCGTCGTCGAGACCTACGCGAGCGAGAACGTGAACACGAGCTACGAGGGTGCGCCGCTGCCCGTCGCCGAACGGGAACTCTCCTACGCGAACGTCCCCTACACCGTCGCGCTCGACGACGACGGCCGGATGAGCGGCGTCCTTACCGAGGTCGACATCCTCGAGGTCGCCCGGATCGTCGAGGGCGAAGAGGAGACGGGGGACAACTTCGGCGACCAGGACGACGAGTGGTCCTGGGAGGGCATCAAGGCGGTCGGCAGTCGCTATCTCCCCACGCGTGACATCGAGATCCCCACGGGACCGGTCCGGGAGTTCATGAGCGACGACATCGTGACGGTGTCGGGCCAGACGGCGGTCAAAGAAGCCGCACAGCGAATGATAACCAACGACATCGAACAGATTCCGCTGGTCGCGGGCGAAGACCTCGTCGGCATCGTCCGCGACGTCGATCTCCTGGAGGTACTCTATGAGTGA